In Nicotiana tabacum cultivar K326 chromosome 11, ASM71507v2, whole genome shotgun sequence, a single window of DNA contains:
- the LOC107796171 gene encoding uncharacterized protein LOC107796171, whose product MAKQFNVPPVIFPSGVQHRRPPTAPFQPPISSNPSIPFMSFDVTSAAASTSFSTPHFASTTIGAGGSTGFEDEPLLLEELGINTKQIYQKTLSILNPFKIKTDLHEDGDLSGPFIFLMSFGLFQLLAGKIHFGIILGWVVMASLFLYVVFNMLEGRNGNLDLYRCVSLIGYCMLPIVILSVISLFLPGGLVIKVLTGVFVVWATRVCTRLLVELASCGDEHRGLIAYACFLIYMLFSLLVIF is encoded by the coding sequence ATGGCGAAACAATTCAACGTTCCGCCAGTGATATTCCCCTCCGGCGTACAACACCGCCGGCCTCCGACAGCTCCATTTCAGCCGCCGATATCTTCAAACCCTAGCATCCCTTTCATGTCCTTCGACGTTACCTCGGCGGCTGCTTCCACTTCATTCTCCACTCCACATTTCGCCTCTACCACCATCGGTGCAGGCGGCTCAACTGGCTTTGAAGATGAGCCGCTGTTACTAGAGGAGCTCGGGATCAACACAAAACAAATTTACCAAAAGACCCTGTCCATTCTCAACCCATTTAAAATCAAAACAGATCTTCATGAAGACGGTGACTTATCCGGGCCGTTTATATTtttaatgtcatttgggcttTTCCAATTATTAGCTGGAAAGATTCATTTTGGGATCATATTGGGCTGGGTTGTAATGGCTTCGTTGTTTCTCTACGTAGTGTTCAATATGCTTGAGGGTCGAAATGGGAACCTTGATTTATACAGATGTGTTAGCCTAATTGGTTATTGTATGTTGCCAATTGTGATATTATCCGTGATTTCACTGTTTTTGCCTGGTGGATTGGTAATCAAGGTGTTAACGGGAGTTTTTGTTGTATGGGCCACACGGGTTTGTACGAGGCTTTTGGTTGAGCTAGCTTCTTGTGGAGACGAGCATCGTGGGCTGATTGCATATGCTTGTTTCTTGATTTACATGCTTTTCTCTTTGCTAGTGATATTTTGA